One Aegilops tauschii subsp. strangulata cultivar AL8/78 chromosome 7, Aet v6.0, whole genome shotgun sequence genomic window carries:
- the LOC141027411 gene encoding uncharacterized protein, with amino-acid sequence MTDDDRARWRLEPSGQFSTKSLYLAIAPSLGHEALSSIWEIRLPQKIRIFLWQWIRSRLPSGVEVLKRSGPSDGRCPLRGPEEDSNHIFFTCVSAQFLWSSLVAA; translated from the exons ATGACGGACGATGACCGCGCCAGATGGCGCCTAGAGCCTTCTGGTCAATTCTCCACCAAATCCCTCTACCTGGCCATCGCCCCCTCGCTTGGCCATGAGGCGCTCTCCTCCATTTGGGAGATTCGCCTCCCCCAGAAAATTAGGATCTTCTTGTGGCAATGGATTCGCAGCCGCCTCCCATCAGGCGTAGAGGTTCTGAAGCGCAGTGGCCCTAGTGATGGGCGTTGCCCGCTCCGTGGGCCTGAAGAAGATTCAAACCATATCTTCTTCACCTGCGTGTCCGCGCAGTTCCTATGGAGCT CTTTGGTGGCCGCTTAG